In Molothrus ater isolate BHLD 08-10-18 breed brown headed cowbird chromosome 11, BPBGC_Mater_1.1, whole genome shotgun sequence, a genomic segment contains:
- the LOC129046786 gene encoding translation initiation factor IF-2-like, with protein sequence MRWQKASRGSRALNPAQTPFSKHSPRHRARHPRPRPAPRSGGAAAGVAAGEQPRQRRPDHAPAAARGGRSARRPRPCSSPTARQRAQARPRGRTRARRPGNIQRPVAVRGDALTCSGPKRAVRSSEKKGSAGRKRIRLGRKYRGTREGSAARPTPAPCSRLSRARVPSALAALGVGWVLPGPEEGAAALLSRESAACARRLEERRFGVAIKGYRWTRAHKRVLGSLFPAFLAAAPDLQLERMCSTESARY encoded by the exons ATGAGGTGGCAGAAAGCATCTcgtggcagcagagccctgaacCCCGCTCAGACACCGTTCAGTAAACACAGCCCGCGGCACCGCGCGCGTCACCCGCGGCCAAGGCCGGCCCCTCGCTCGGGAGGAGCCGCCGCCGGGGTGGCAGCGGGCGagcagccccggcagcgccggCCGGACCACGCGCCCGCGGCCGCCCGGGGCGGGCGCTCCGCCCGCCGGCCAcgaccctgctccagccccacgGCTCGCCAGCGAGCGCAGGCACGGCCACGAG ggaggaCGCGGGCACGGCGGCCAGGAAACATCCAGAGGCCCGTGGCCGTCCGCGGGGATGCGCTTACTTGCTCGGGGCCCAAGCGAGCTGTCCGCAGCTCAGAGAAGAAAGGGAGCGCGGGGCGGAAGCGGATACGGCTCGGACGGAAGTACCGCGGCACACGGGAGGGCTCCGCCGCCCGCCCCACGCCCGCCCCGTGCTCACGGCTGAGCCGCGCCCGTGTCCCATCGGCCCTGGCCGCGCTCGGCGTCGGGTGGGTGCTGCCCGGCCCGGAGGAAGGCGCCGCCGCTTTGCTCTCCCGAGAGTCAGCAGCGTGCGCCCGCCGGTTGGAAGAGCGCAGGTTTGGGGTGGCCATAAAGGGTTACCGCTGGACACGGGCGCACAAAAGAGTGCTCGGTTCTCTGTTCCCGGCCTTCCTCGCTGCTGCTCCCGATCTCCAGCTAGAAAGAATGTGTAGCACTGAGAGCGCCAGATACTGA